The DNA region TCCTCCCCGGTACACATGAAACATGGAGGAATAAGTTAAGATcatttttagaaagaattttaactGTTTGCTTGGCAGCCTCCTCTATGCatggaaaaatgtattttgtttgtttctggagtTGGTGGCAATTTCAGTAATACTGTATGTTGACCACATTtagggaaaaaatggaaacagagtATAATAGAAGAACTTCTCAGATAGAAGCCCAGTTTCAGGCTGACTGTCAGAAAGTCACTGAGAGATGTGAAAATGCTCTTCAAAGCCTAGAGGGGCGCTACAGCAAAGAGCTGAGGGACCTTCTAGAACAGCAACTGGAGGAGAAATCTCAGTGGCAGTTTGAGAAGGATGAGCTCACCCAAGAGTATGCAGAAGCCCAGGAGCAGCTTAAGAAGACTCTTCAGAGGGAGAAAGCAACTTCTTTGGTCCTGTCCCAGGAGAGAGAGATGCTGGAGAAAACATACAAAGAACATTTAAACAGCATGGTTCTAGAGAGAGAGCAACTGCTCCAGGACCTGGAAGACCTACGGAATGTATCTGAAAGTCAGCAAAATCTACTGTCTGACCAGATACTTGAGCTGAAGAGCAGTCACGAAAAAGAACTGAGAGACCGAGAGCAGGTCCTATGCCAGGCAGGGGCCTCAGAGCAGCTGGCCAGCCAGCAGCTTGAACAGTTACAACTGGAACGTGAACAGGAAAGGCAGGAAATGGTGGCCAAGCTTCTGGCCATGGAGACCCTCCACAGAGTGACCTGTGAGAAAGCAGATCGAGAGAGGGCTGAGATGAGCACAGAAATCTCCAgactgcaaaataaaattaaggacatGCAGCAGGCAGCAATTCCTCTCTCCAGGCTTCAGGGTAGCTGCCAAACAACAggagaggatgaggaggaaggaaATGGGACCATGTCCCTGCTTCAGCAAGGGGAACAGCTGTTGGAAGAAAACGGAGATGTCCTTGTAAGCTTGCAGAGAGCTCATGAACGTGCAGTGAAGGAAAATGTGCAAATGGCTTCTGAGATTTCCAGATTGCAGCAAAGGCTGCAAAGACTAGAGCCAGGGTCGGTGATGTCATCTTGTTTAGAGGAGCCAACTACTGAGTTTTTTGGAAATTCTATGGAACAGACAGAATCATTTTCATCCCCAAACCAAATGAAGCAAGAAAAAGGTGAAACTGCACCATGCAGGCTAAGTGACTTGCAAGATGATGAGGTCCAGGACCTGGGGAGTACTGCGACAAGCTCTGTTCAGAGACAGGAGGTCAGAATTGAGGAGTCTGAAGCTTCCATAGAGAGTTTTTCTGAGCTAGAAAACAGTGTAGAGACCAGGACCGAATCCTGGGACCTGAAGAATCAGATTAGTCAGCTTCGGGAGCAACTAATGATCTTACGCGCAGATTGTGACCGAGCTTCCGAAAAGAAACAGGACCTGCTTTTTGATGTTTCTgtgctaaaaaagaaattaaaaatgcttGAGAGAATCCCTGAGGCTTCTCCCAAGTATAAGCTGCTATATGAAGATGCAAGCAGAGAAAATGACTGCCTCCAGGAAGAGCTGAGAGTGATGGAGACACGCTACGAGGAGGCTCTGGAGAGCAACAAAGAGCTCACTGTGGAGGTTTTCAGGTTGCAGGATGAGCTAAAGAAAGTGGAAGAAGTGACTGAAACATTCCTTAGCCTGGAGAAAAGTTACGATGAGGTCAAAACAGAAAACGAGGAGCTAAACGTTCTGGTTTTGAAGCTTCAAGGGAAGATTAAAAAACTGCAGGAAAGAGCAGCCTTGCAGTGTGGCTCCTTCTCCTTGTGGGAAGCCTGTTCAGACCACTCGAAGGTCGAGTGTGATGAGAAGGCACTTGAACTCAATCAGACGCTGGCAGAGTGTGTGCCTGAGGTTTTGAGGGCATGCCATATTTTAGAAGAAGGCAACCAAGaaaaccagggccttgagcaGGGCAGAACGCGAATCTCCAAAAAAGTAAAAGCACATGAAAGCCCTCAGGTGTATGGAACAGTtcagacacatcaagaaaattcCAGAGGTGGGACTCAAGTTATACTGGAGGAAAGCCCTGTTCTCCTAGGCCTTCAAGATAAACATGTTCAGCGTCAGGCCACAATAGCAGAGTTAGAACTGGAGAAACAGAAGCTACAGGAGCTGACTAGAAAGTTAAGGGAGAGAGTCACTACCTTAGTTAAGCAGAAAGATGTACCTTctcagggagagaaggaggaagagctgAAGGCAATGATGCATGACTTGCAAATCACATGCAGTGAGATGCAGCAGAAAGTTGAACTTCTGAGGTAACGTATGTACATTCTAGACTTCACGGAATCCCACAGAGCACCTGATCGAATCTAACTTGCACTGCTTTCCGTGCATAGAGAAACTAACCTGTTAGTCTTCAAGAAAAGAGCAGTACCCTAGACTTCCTTCTGCTTCTGTGTCATATTAACAAATAACCTTGCCTTGGAGGCATTCTCTTTCTTGTAGCAAATAAATGTGTTCATATGGAGTGTGAAAGTTCAAAATGGCGAGTGTTTGCTGTTTAACCACATGCATCACCACTGTACAACTTTACCTCTTTTCTAGCACTTAACTTTATTTGGATGGATAGCTATTATTTTGCTCAATGTCAATTACTTTCCTCATTTTGATGAAACACGTTATATAAGCATGAATGGCTTTTGTGTATTATTAACTCTCTTGGtagattaaaaattcttatctTATACTAATATAGGAAAGATGTTTTGTGGCTTATAGTTTTTCACTTAGATAACTTGAAGTGCATGTTGATATtctaaaaacaatagaaatttatcttAGAGCGTATACTTACCAAGGAGCTCCTAGTTTCTAATAAATATGCTTGAAGAGTAGCGACAAAGGTAGAACTAATGTAAACTATTGCCCACTTGATTTTATGAAATATGAGTCTTCTAGCGAAATCTAAAAACATCTTGTAAAATATTACATCatgtttaaaatatcttaatggtataaaacaaaaaaattctgagaTAGTTTCTCCTTCCTCAGGCCATTTTTAGTTCAAAACATCAGCATATAATGAGATGAAtagaatctcaaaataaacagtATACGTATTTCAGTGTGGCCCTTTGATTAATGTAGTAAAATTTCTTTCTGTAGGTCCCTGTGGGCATAAAACTAAAACTCATACAGCTTAGTAATTTGGTTTATGTCTATTCAGAGCAGGGAGGCCTTGAGACTGAGATAAATAAAGCCATTTGTTCAAAGCAATATGCCTGCCATTGAGAAAATCAACCACCAGATTGATATTGAATCTCAATGCCCATCTCCatgctcaagtttttttttagcCACACTCCCCTGATGTCTTTTAGTGAAATTCTTACTTCCCAAAAGAAGTAAATCTTTATGTCAAAACTTGATTTCCAAGGACCAAGAGAACACTAAtttagacttttctttttaactggcATGCAATACTTACTTTATTGGAagttactaaaaaatattttccaaagatgCCAGATGACtgccttataactttttaaaaaaatctctgtacTTCAGATATGAATCTGAAAAGCTTCAAGAGGAGAATTCTATTTTGAGAAATGAAATTACTTCTTTAAATGAAGAAGATAGCATTTCTAGcctgaaattaggaaaattaagtGGATCTCAGGAAGAACTGTGGTAAGACAGagtatatttgaattttcttaagACATTTTGTAAGGACTAAAAAACTATTTAACTTCAACTTTTAAAGCCTCACCcccaaattaaattttcatttttcctttaggCAAAAAATAGAAACTGTAAAACAGGAAAAAGCTGAAGTTCAGAAGGtggttgaaaatttaaaaaaacaggtaAGGTAACAGTATTTCCCAATGTTTCTTGATtctgaaatttcctttttttatttgaaatttacaaaTTTATAGTAATTAAATATATTCCTGGAATAGTACATTGCTAATGATAGTGAAGTTGTAAATTCTAAGTTTAAAAATTGAAACTCACCTCTCATTGACTCTAAACTGggtttctgtttaaaaaataatgtatatattgtTTCTAGATCCTGTGCTTAATGCAAGCTTTATAACCAGCAGGAGTTGGGATACCTCTAAAGTACACCTAGAATACTAGCTCTAGCCCTTGCACAGCTTCAGTCAATGtcagttcctttctttttcctcatcaTGATTAAAAGCAGAAAGATAAGGACAGAATTTCACAGATATGGAATGCCAGCTAATCAGCATATCATTTCACAGAATCATAATTTATTCAGATAGCTTGTACCATTCaatgttcattttatataatcTTGTAACATGTAGTTGAGCACGTGAAGAACATTTAAGATTATGTCTGAAATAGTCAAAAGACAAGGACATTCTGGGAAAAGAGTATTTTCAGCACTTGAAATGTACAGGGTTTTAACATCCAAAATGTATTTTGTACTCTCACAAAAATGGTAAagcagggctgggaatatagctgagttggtagagtgctggccttgcatgcacaagactctgggttcaatcccaagcaccacaaaaaaaaaaaagaaaaaaaaggtagaaaaatggTAAAGCCCAGTTGAAAAATAGGTAATCAATTTGAATGCTctaattatacaaaaataatacAACACATAAAAGATGGTTATCCTCAAAATAATGAGGGAAGTAtaaattagtttctttttttctcaattgaactagcaaaaattaaaaattgatatcATCTAGGATTCAAAAGGTTGTGAGGAAATGAGAAATACATTGCCAATAGGATTGTAAATTGGTAGCACTCTGAAGAACAGATTTGGGAGACATCTATCAAAACAACAATGTTTATGTATACCTTCTAACCTAACAACCCTGCTTCTAAAAGATATTAtcctaaatgtaaaatgataccaGATACAGATGGGTTGTTTCCTCATAATTAAGGAAATAATTATAACAAACCTATATGTCTATCAGTGCAGAATGGCTAAATACATTATGGAAAATCTTGCTACTTGGGATATCCTACAACCATAAGAAGAAACACATAATTTCCAAACACTCATGGAAAGCGTAAGCATCTGTAAGATATTATAAGTGGAAAAAGCAGGCTATGCAAACATGAAATGATCtaatttttttgcttaaaaaagagaaaagaatcccTATGTGTATGTGGGTTTTATATATTCATAGAAATGTGTATTCATAGAAAATGATCTAGTGGTTTACATATCCAGTTGCAAACAATAGATCATCCTAAAGGATGGGATTAAGCTGTGTCTCATACACTTCTGAATGACTGAATTTGTAATAATGGGTAcatattttttctgttattatttatacttacttttaaactttatatagaaaggaaaaaagaattagtTTCTAAATCTGTTTTTAGCAGAAGCAGGgtaacaagttttaaaaatgtatttcaattttaattagatttcagatttaaaaatcaaaaaccaaCAGTTGGATTTGGAAAATGCAGAGCTTAGCCAAAAGAACTCTCAAAACCAGGAAGAATTGCAAGAACTTAATCAACGTCTGGCAGCAATGCTATGCCAGAAGGAAAAAGAGCCAGGAAACAGTAAATTCAAGGAATGGGAACAAGAAAAGTCTGATCTGAAAGAAGAACTAGAACACTGTAAAGTGCAGGTATGATCTGCAGCCACCCTACaacttctctccccctctctctctttttcctttttttaaggaaatcTCAAGAACTAGAAGAAATGCTTGTATTAAATTTTTAtgcataaatataataattaaaacagtgtggtactggAACATTAATCCCTATCCCAGATAGATAAATGGACTAGAAAGTCTTGAATTTGATACAAATACTAATGGATACCTAGTATGGTCAGTCTTCTAATATATGGTTTCTACATCCATAGATTCAACTAACCTCTGatcaaaactgttttttaaaattgcatctgAACTGAAcagagttctttttcttcttattattccctaaacaatacattataacaactatttacatagcatttacactttactaggtattataagtaatttagagatgagTTAAAATACACAGGAGAATGTGAATAGGTATACGTAAATACTATGCCATATTACATAAGGGACTTGGTTATCTGGGGGCTTGGGTATTTGTGGAGAGTACTGGAGCCAGTCTCCCACACATGCCAAGAAATAACAGTAGGTGACAAAGGTGGCTTCTCAAACTGCTGGAGTAAAGATggatcttcttcttcttcttctccttctcctcctcctcctcctccttcccctcctcctcctcctcctcctcctcctcctcctcctcctcctcctcctcctacttctGTCTGACCAACTGCATAGACATTTGGAAATAGATAAAATTAGGTCCATGTTTCATAACATATATAAGGATAAATTCTAATTGTATTAGaagtctaaatataaaaaaaagtacaagtactaaaagaaaacatgatgGGTGAATTTGTCTTTAACTATCATTTTAAAGAAGGCCAACTATGACTCTAAAACAGGGcaatacaagaaagaaaaattttgcatggcaaaaaaaattatataaagtcaAAAGACAACTGACaaagtaggagaaaatatttacaacataACTAGAGAGAGAAGAGCTCATACCTCTACGggtaaagaactcttaaaaattaaGGATATAAAATCTGATAGCAAAATTGGAAAGAGATATGAACAAACAATTCATATAAGAGATAAAAATGGTCTTCAAATGAATGAAAAGGTGTTCAAAATCAGTCATAATTAGTTAAGTGCAAATTAAACAACACTAATGCATAATTTATCACCTAAAAGACCagcagtaatttttaaatatgacaacATATTCTGTTGGCAAAAGctctgaaaaacaaacattttcataccttgctggtgaggatgcaaaATTATATCATCCGTGTGCAGGTAAATTTggcaataaataacaaaattttgcCTAGCAATCTCACTTCTAGGAATATACCCTAAAGGTATACTTGCAACAATATCAAAAGTCATATACACAGGGTTAGTCATTGCTGCATTGTTTGTAATTGCAAAATAGTGCAAACAACCTAGATGCTCCTAAACAGTGGAGTGGTGGAGGAAATGTGGGTACATCCATACCACGTTAGTACTGTtcgagaaaaaaataagaaagctctCTATGTGAAATAATTTCCAGAACacaatgttaagtgaaaaaaatattcaagagtaTCTCTATGTGTCTCCACATATGTGAGAAAGGAGACATTAGAAAATACCCATGTACCTACTCATTTTCATGAAGCTGCTCATCCCCAGAACTGTTTTACATCTTCCAGTACTCTCACAAGAAAAGCATAAGTGAATCCATTCAAGATATGGGGATGGGGAGGGTACCAAAATGGAACATAAACGCTGCAGGAGCCCAACAGCATGCAGGATGTAGCCACACTGGGGAAGAAAAGAAttcagggaggggctggggctgtagctcagaatTAGAGCACTTGCCCCTCATgaatgaggtactgggttcaagcctcactaccacataaaaataaataaataaagatattgtgtccatctataactagaaACATATTTTAGGCAAAAAAGAATTAAGTGATCTACAAAATAGATATATAATAGAATAAAGTAAACACAGACTATAATAAATACCTGAGTCcatattaacataaaaattgaTTAAATAGGGAGAATTTACAGAATTCATTTCAGAATGgtaattaaaaaatgtagaaagacaGAAACAGAAAATCATCCCTAGGCAAACACCCAAGTAATAATTATTGTAGCCCAAATCCACTAATCAGACATTAATAAagcagaaaattagaaaacagaaatttcatAATCTCAAAAGCTTTTCTGACAAGAAAAAGTAACCCCACAGTGGAGAAATGTACAAAAACTGCCTTAGGAATCCTATTCATGTTATTTAAGGGGAAAGCCTTTTAAGATGGCTTTAGTGAGTTCCTTTAAAAACAAGGACAAAGTTCATAAAGCAGCCTGTGGTGAATTGGTGTCATTGTTTCCTTCATACTTACTGCCCTCTGTGAACCTGGTCTGTCTCCCCAGCCTGAGTGAATGTGTCTATtatctgagtttttatttttctcttagtcCTCCACTTTAGTGTCTTCTTTGGAAGCAGAACTTTCTGAAGTTAAAATCCAGACTCATATTGTGGAACAGGAGAACCTCCTTCTCAAAGATGAACTGGAGAAAATGAAACAAGTAAGGCTGCATACCATTAGAGGGGCTGAGGGAGCAGACTGTGCCCCCCTAGTCTGGTGTTTCCAGCCACCAAACGTCCTTTGCACTTGTTCCCCTCAACTAGCTTATTGCTTGGTAAAGCTGAGGATTTAAGGGACAAGTCCATTTGCTAGAGCTCTTATTGGTAATTATTCATATTTCCTTCTAGTTAGGTTGGAGACTCCAAAATTCCATTACTATAAATGAAGCCCAACCATTTCAACCCAAGGAATTGGTTGTTCTACTTTCTCCTGGCCAGGGAGAAAAAAAGTAGCATTAGTTTGTTTAAAAAGGAGGTGACTTCTGCTCCTAACTTTCCTTACTCTGTTTACTCTGATTTGTGAGGATACAGGTGAAGGTGGTGCCTCTGAGCGTCCTTCCTTGTAATTATTTCGTCAGGCGCCAGACCCCTGAGTAAGGGAAGGTCAGCCCATTGTCTTTGCCTTCAGCTCAGACCTAGAAAGCACGTGCCATTCTATGTGATATCATGGATCATAGCTTGCAAGCACTTCTATGCCTTCTATGCCTTCTTCATTGCActgaaaagaaacacaaatagcaTCCACAGAAATCACACGAGTCTGTAGACATCCAAAATGATAATAAGCTTTCTGGGAATTTGCAAGGTCCTGGGTAAAGGAGAAGGCTCTTCATTAGACCAATATATCCTTCTGGCCTATTCTTCCAAAGTATGTTAGATTTGTTGCCAATTGAAGACAAGATTCAACCAGTAAAATCTATTTGTCATAACTATTTCTAAAGCGAAATGTAAAACAACTTCAAGCAGGACATAGAAAGATGGCCCTGCTGGAATGATactaaagaactgaaaaatgtgAAAGTCAAGTGCAAGGGtggaaaattaaacatttataaaatgtgaGGAAGGGTTAAGAGGTGTAAGAAACAAGTGGCCTCTTTAAATCCATGATTATCAACAGGATTAGATGGGGGGCTTGTTCCCTGACCCTGGTACATTTAGCAATGTCCAGGACCCTTCTGGTTTTCACAAATGGGGATAAAGCTGGAGATGCTGTAAAACAACCTACAGTGTACAGAACAGTtttccccaccctccctctcctgctgCCAAAAGAATTAATTGAGCCCAAAGTGTCAATAATACCAACATTGGTGCTGCAAAGAAACATCCTGGTTTGTAACGTGGAGAGGAAGAAGCCCGAGCATTCACGTTAGCAACACTCTACTGGGAAGTCAACTTAGGCATCCTCCAAAGGAAAGGGCACATGAAATAAGCTAGAAAACACAGATTGTTATATTCTTAAACAGCCCTTGTGTTGATACCTTGTATTTGGTTCATGGTGATGCTATATTCTTGACCCACATTTTttgacaaaagattttttttctagttgaaaAAGCATGAGGACAATATAATGTGTCACTGTGCACAAGTTAGATGGATGGCAGAATGGCAGTACAGTTATGTCACCCTGAAGGTGAAATTGAAAGCTGGGATCATTATTTAACAATGTCTGTCTGAGTCCATCTGAGCAGACATTGCAGCACTGAACTGGGGAGTGAAAGAGAAGCCAGCAGGGAACGGTTTGTTAAAGTTAATTATAGTCTGCAAGAGTTTATATGTCCTCTGAAATATCTACAGATAgggaaatctcagcaatcatgaAAACTCCCTGTTTATAAATACCTCTTTATGAACACAGCCAGGAGATGATGGTGGGGCTCATTTGTTTATCTCTTACAGCTGCACAGATGTCCTGATCTCTCTGACTTCCAGCAAAAAATTTCTAGTGTTCTAAGCTACAATGAACAactgctgaaagaaaaagaagctctGAGTGAAGAATTAAATAGCTACGTGGATAAGGTAGTAAAAACAATAAGACTTTACCACATCATGGAATGTGTTCCCTAAAGAGCATTTCTCTAGAGGTACTCAACCACGGGCCTCCCATATTAGCCTTCCTGTTCCAGACTTTCCTGGAACATCATTTCAGCTGGTCTTACATTACCTTAGATCTCATGAAGCCAAGATTGTGACTTTGTCTCATTTTAGTATATTGGGATACTgcttaatatatataatatctacaTACAGTAATGCTACTGTTCTGTATGCTATAACTAATACATTGTTTTTAATAATCTGAAATCTATTTCATAGACAATTTTTTCTATTAGTTTCCTTAGCAGATCCaaaatctcttctttctttctccctaccTGCCTTATTCTGTGTTTCCCTGTTACAGTACACTCCTGAGATTTCTAATTGCCTTCCAGCCCAACATTTCCTACCATCAAAATATGaggcatggggctggggctgtagctcagtggcagagcgcttgcctagcaggcatgaggcactgggttccatcctcagcaccacataaaaataaacaaataacataaaggcattctgtccatctacaactacaaaaaaaaaaaaaaaatgaggcagtaagggggaaaaaaaacaatgggaaaacccaaaaatgaaaaggCTCAAAATTAGAAGTAGAACAGAGTCAGGAAAacttctactttatttttcctttccctgatcTCCCATGTAGATGGTACTTGTTCTTGACAGTGTAAGCAAAGGGTGATAAACTGAGGCTAGGTATGTTTGCAAAAATGCCTTCTCACCTGTTTCTCTTCCTGGAATAGGTGGCAAAATCAAGACGTTTAGAGCACAGAATTGCTACAATGAAGCAAGAACAAAAGTCTTGGGAGCACCAGAGCGAGAGCTTGAAGTCACAGCTGGTGGCTTCTCAGGAAAAGGTATGTGGACAATTCCTGTTTCATTACCACATGAATATTTTCCTATGTCTTCCAATAGAAATCCCAGTGGAAAGAATACTCCAGGTGGGCTCAGAATGATCACATAGTATCCAATTTTACATACATGTTATATAGTGTGTCCATATATTGCAAACAGCATTTCCTTCAAAGTTCTTTAATTATGAGATTACTTATTATGAAACCTTGAGAATAGTATATTGAAATCAGTGTTTGTTCCCAATTTAGAAATAGGATTTCTGAAGCAGGTCCATGCCCTATTTAAGATCTCTATCAACATTCCTTTtacaaaatttaaagttttaattgaaatatatatgaGATATCAGTGCAAAATAGGATTCTACaagcatatattattattttcaatgaaGAGATCATTTACAAACCAATACCACAGGCTGAAACGCGATTTCTCCAGGACACAGTGAAGCCACCTTTTGTGATGCCAGTCGGCACTCTCCTTTGTCAGCTATCACTTGGCGATCTACCAGGTGACTATCAGCACTACCTTGCTCCAGGCACAGTTTATCATTTTCCTAAACATAATTTAGCATCTTGTAAACCTACATAATATCCTGGGTTTCCACCAAACTACTGAAAAGAGAACTGGATATAGTAAGCAGAAGCAGGAGCCTTGGAGTTCTCTAGTCCCTGTTTATTCATTCCTGGATATGGTGGCGGTAAGACCATGAGGTTTGGGTAGCAGTGTAAGCTTATTCTTTTCATGCAGGTTCAGAATTTAGAGGAAACCCTACAGAATGTGAATCTTCAAATGTCTCGGATTAAATCCGACCTCCGAGTGACTCAGCAGGAAAAGGAAGCTTTGAAACAGGAAGTGATGTCTTTACACAAACAACTTCAGAATGTGGGTGacaaggtaattttttttcattgaggcACACCTTTTCCTTCTATGATGTGatcatatagatatatatataattttacatatagtTGTATTTTTGTGAATGTGTTTGTGTAACTACCACTAGTCAAAATGTAGAACATTTCTGGCACCCAGCTGGCTCTTGTGTCCTCTTGAGTTGATAATACTGATACCCACTTGTTTTATAAAGAGAAGTTCctttgaaatagttttttttattagtgctcATTACTTATGTGGATTTCATTGTGACGTATTTGTAAATGCATATGACATACTTTTGTGCATTTCTACCCACCCATTACCCCCGGTATCCTCCTGTCTCCCTCCTCTATATGAATCtacctctgtcccctccctcatATGCTTCCTCCTCTCAGTCTTCTACTTTCGtgtcatctttttattttccccttcattccacatgagagaaaacatgcatgtttgtctttctgagtctggtttatttctcttaacatgataATCTCCAAATCCATTCAGTTaactgcaaatgtcataatttaatttttctttatggctgaataatacttcatAAGTTGCCTGTTATGAACTGTATTTTGATAAAGGTGGGTATACAGGTATCACTATATTATGtgactttaatttctttgggTATATATCAAGAAGATATAGCTGGATGATgtgatagttctatttttcatttttttttaaaagacttccATGCTCAATTTCCTTACTGGCTATAATAATTTActtcccatcaacagtgtataagggttttctttcctttcttcccacatCCTTTCCAATACATAATCATaatttttgtattcctttttcttctcttttttttttttttttttttttttgatgaccaCCATTCTGACTGAGATATAAGAGATCAGAtgagagactggggttgtggctcagtggtagcgtgcttgcctagcatgcatgaggcaccacataaaaataaataaaataaaggtctaccaacaactaaaaaatattaaaaaaataaaataaaagatcaggtgagatggaatttcagtgtagttttgatttgcatttccttgatgg from Ictidomys tridecemlineatus isolate mIctTri1 chromosome 5, mIctTri1.hap1, whole genome shotgun sequence includes:
- the Nin gene encoding ninein isoform X6; translated protein: MDEVEQDQHEARLKELFDSFDTTGTGSLGQEELTDLCHMLSLEEVAPVLQQTLLQDNLVGRVHFDQFKEALILILSRTLSNEEHFQEPDCSLEAQPKYVRGGKRYGRRSLPEFQESVEEFAEVTVIEPLDGEARPSHIPAGDCNEHWKTQRGEEYEAEGQLRFWNPDDLSASQSGSSPPQDWIEEKLQEVCDDLGITRDGHLNRKKLVSICEQYGLQNVDGEMLEEVFHNLDPNGTMSVEDFFYGLFKNGKSLTPSASTPYRQLKRHLSMQSFDESGRRTTTPSAMTSTIGFRVFSCLDDGMGHASVERILDTWQEEGIENSQEILKALDFSLDGNVNLTELTLALENELLVTKNSIHQAALASFKAEIRHLLERVDQVVREKEKLRSDLDKAEKLKSLMASEVDDHHAAIERRNEYNLRKLDEEYKERIAALKNELRREREQILQQVGKQRLELEQEIEKAKTEENYIRDRLALSLKENSRLENELLENAEKLAEYENLTNKLQRNLDNVLAEKFGDLDPSSAEFFLQEERLTQMRNEYEQQCRVLQDQVDELQSELEEYRAQGKAFRLPLKNSLSEELDVNSGGIEPDQGLGSEECNPLNMSIEAELVIEQMKEQHHRDLCHVRLELEDKVRHYEKQLDETRLTCEKEQETMKQKYEHGMHTLEKQISDLQSEIAELQGQVMALKEAHRETCCQHEEEKRQLQVTWDEEKARLREELRLEHELELKARLQQAEEGFSQEREGLIQSSTWTEEKVRGLTQDLEQSHQEQLTSLVEKHTLEKEELRRELLEKHQRELQEGREKMETEYNRRTSQIEAQFQADCQKVTERCENALQSLEGRYSKELRDLLEQQLEEKSQWQFEKDELTQEYAEAQEQLKKTLQREKATSLVLSQEREMLEKTYKEHLNSMVLEREQLLQDLEDLRNVSESQQNLLSDQILELKSSHEKELRDREQVLCQAGASEQLASQQLEQLQLEREQERQEMVAKLLAMETLHRVTCEKADRERAEMSTEISRLQNKIKDMQQAAIPLSRLQGSCQTTGEDEEEGNGTMSLLQQGEQLLEENGDVLVSLQRAHERAVKENVQMASEISRLQQRLQRLEPGSVMSSCLEEPTTEFFGNSMEQTESFSSPNQMKQEKGETAPCRLSDLQDDEVQDLGSTATSSVQRQEVRIEESEASIESFSELENSVETRTESWDLKNQISQLREQLMILRADCDRASEKKQDLLFDVSVLKKKLKMLERIPEASPKYKLLYEDASRENDCLQEELRVMETRYEEALESNKELTVEVFRLQDELKKVEEVTETFLSLEKSYDEVKTENEELNVLVLKLQGKIKKLQERAALQCGSFSLWEACSDHSKVECDEKALELNQTLAECVPEVLRACHILEEGNQENQGLEQGRTRISKKVKAHESPQVYGTVQTHQENSRGGTQVILEESPVLLGLQDKHVQRQATIAELELEKQKLQELTRKLRERVTTLVKQKDVPSQGEKEEELKAMMHDLQITCSEMQQKVELLRYESEKLQEENSILRNEITSLNEEDSISSLKLGKLSGSQEELWQKIETVKQEKAEVQKVVENLKKQISDLKIKNQQLDLENAELSQKNSQNQEELQELNQRLAAMLCQKEKEPGNSKFKEWEQEKSDLKEELEHCKVQSSTLVSSLEAELSEVKIQTHIVEQENLLLKDELEKMKQLHRCPDLSDFQQKISSVLSYNEQLLKEKEALSEELNSYVDKVAKSRRLEHRIATMKQEQKSWEHQSESLKSQLVASQEKVQNLEETLQNVNLQMSRIKSDLRVTQQEKEALKQEVMSLHKQLQNVGDKNWDPEKATHPSGLHSQQKRLSWDKLDHLINEEQQLLWQENERLQTVVQNTKAELTHSREKVRQLESNLLPSKHQKHLNPSGTVKPTEQEKLNLKRECDQFQKEQSPTNKKDRTQCLIPAK